A stretch of Carnobacterium iners DNA encodes these proteins:
- a CDS encoding zinc ribbon domain-containing protein YjdM gives MSNLPNCPKCHSEYTYEDGSLFVCPECGHEWGIDSIIETDKSKKEFKDAHGNKLNDGDSVIVIKNLKVKGTSLVVKKGTKVKNIHLVDGDHDIDCKIEGIGAMQLKTEFVKKA, from the coding sequence ATGTCTAACTTACCAAATTGTCCAAAATGTCATTCAGAATATACTTATGAAGATGGCAGCCTGTTCGTTTGCCCAGAATGTGGTCATGAATGGGGAATCGATTCAATTATTGAAACAGATAAAAGCAAAAAAGAGTTCAAAGATGCACATGGAAATAAATTAAACGATGGAGATTCAGTGATTGTTATTAAAAATCTAAAGGTAAAAGGGACTTCCCTTGTTGTAAAAAAAGGAACTAAAGTAAAAAATATTCATTTGGTTGACGGTGACCACGATATTGATTGTAAAATCGAAGGTATTGGTGCTATGCAATTAAAAACAGAATTCGTAAAAAAAGCTTAG
- a CDS encoding class I SAM-dependent methyltransferase has product MSNETKKIKNRYNCISKIYDVLEGPMEAMTKSAWNEKLIDAIEGKKVLEVGVGTGKNLLFYPDNVEIIGIDFSEQMLKKAIQKTKGKETITLIEMDAQKMSFADDTFDTVVTSCVFCSVPDPVEGLKEIRRVCKPNGKIVMLEHMRSQHRLVGKVMDAVNFIPLHTWGANINRKTLENIVKAGFKEEQIETQDLWSDIVKLIEIRNKK; this is encoded by the coding sequence ATGAGCAATGAAACTAAAAAAATTAAAAATCGTTACAATTGTATTTCTAAAATTTACGATGTTTTAGAAGGACCGATGGAAGCTATGACAAAAAGTGCCTGGAATGAAAAATTAATTGATGCCATTGAAGGAAAGAAAGTTTTAGAAGTCGGAGTTGGTACCGGGAAAAACTTGCTTTTTTATCCAGATAACGTGGAAATAATTGGGATAGATTTTAGTGAACAGATGTTAAAAAAAGCCATTCAAAAGACAAAAGGAAAAGAAACAATCACATTAATTGAAATGGATGCTCAAAAAATGAGCTTTGCTGATGACACATTTGATACAGTTGTGACTTCTTGTGTATTTTGCTCAGTACCGGATCCTGTAGAAGGACTCAAAGAAATAAGAAGAGTCTGTAAACCCAACGGAAAAATTGTGATGCTAGAGCATATGAGAAGCCAACATCGTCTAGTTGGTAAAGTTATGGATGCGGTAAATTTTATTCCCTTACATACTTGGGGAGCCAATATTAATAGAAAGACACTTGAAAATATAGTGAAAGCTGGATTTAAAGAAGAGCAAATAGAGACTCAAGATTTATGGAGCGATATTGTAAAGTTAATAGAAATAAGAAATAAGAAATAA